The following DNA comes from Spirochaetota bacterium.
ATTATCAAGCAGATCACTATAATATTTACATGTCTACTTATGAAGCTGTGTGGTGGGGATAAAAGGATGCTATATTGTGCTTCTCTAATATTGAAGAGAATGAAAAAAAATTATAAGGGATGAGGGTAATCATGTAATAATTGGGCTTGTGAATAATATAAAGCCAATATTAGCGTAATAACAAAACCTAATTGACAGAAGTGTTAGTTAGAGTCAACGTAATAGATCACACTGCTCAAGTGGTTTCACTTAAGTAGAATAATCCCAGAGCATCATGGTTTACTAATTTTTCCTTAACACTAAGGGCATATATGAAAGGAAGGCTTCCAATTTTAATTATCATTCCTCATGGCGGACAGAGAGTGCCTGATGAATTATCTGGTTTAGAGGTGATCGATAGGTTTAATCTATTCATTGAATCCGATACCTGTGCAAATGAACTCTTTGCCTTTGAAAATGAGGTGATTTCAAAAATAGATACACAAATTTCACGCCTCTTCGTAGATCTCGACAGAAGTCCTCTCTCTACTACTCAACGATCCTACGATGGTGTGTTAAAACGGGAAACCATTACTGGCAAGAAAATATATAGAGATGGAGTTTTCCCTGACGAAATAGCCATGACCAATATATTAAAGAGATACTACTTTCCCTTACACAAATCTATCGAAAGGATTATTAATAAAGGAGAGATTAAATTTATTATTGATTGCCATACGATGTTGGCAGTTGGGGCAAAGAACTCAGTTGATTCAGGGAAGCCAAGACCACTAATTATTATAGAGAATATAGTTAAGCATAACGAGAAAGATATAAAGACATGCACAGATGAATTGGCTTTAGGATTCCTTGAATGTATGAAAACGTTCTTTTCTGAGGAAGACGCTACTGTTGCTGGAAGATTCAACCTGAATAATAATTTATTTAATCCCTATATATTGAAAAAATATGGTTTAGGGAGTATCCCAATGTTAAGATTTTCAATTTCAAGATCGCTTTTCCTAAACGATACCTACTTTAGTTACGATTATTTAAGGATTGATGATATTAGGATATCTGAACTCAGGAAAATGATATGGAAGGGAATAGAGAAATTTTCTTATAAATATTTATAAATAGTATTATTAGCAGAACTCGGACCTGTAATCATACTTGTCCCTATACCCTTTAGTAATGATCGTTAGCTTACTAATCTGTTAAGACTCATTGGGCGATGCTTGCATTAGGGATGATTTTACTTTTGCCTAAGAGCTTTTTCCTATATTATTTTGTATATTAGCTTGAGATGACACAGACGTTATGAAGAGTAATTATTTAATTTGCCATATTTCTAGCAATATAATTAATTTTTACTTGCATGTATTGTTGATATATGTAGTATAGGTGACTATATTGTTTTGAGAATATAGGTTCTATCAAATCCTAACAATCAGATTCATTTGATATATTAAGAGACTTAATTACATAAGTCAAAAAAAACAATTGAGGTGAAATAATCAATGAACGGTAAATCATTAAAACAATTACAAGCTGAGGAAAAGAGAAAAAAAGAGAAGGTTGAAAAGCTCTCCGCTCAATTAAAAGAAGAGAAGGCATTACTTGCTCAACTTAAAAGAGACATCGCAGTCAAAAAGAAAGAAGAAGGGGGAGCAAAGAAGAGAAGTAGATGACAAGGGCTTGTGCTACAACCTAATAACCACCTACAGTTATATTTATAATCATTCTGGGGGGAGCTTACCCCCCATTTTTATTCTATTATTTAAATTTGAGCCTACAAGGATTCAATTCTTAGACATAAAATATCTCATTAGACTATAATAGTGAGGTTTTCATTAGTACTATGATTATGTAAACAAAATATATCTTAAGCATACCACATCCGCATCAAGAATTGGTACTCCTCCTAATTTTTTTATTAAATTTTGTTAATTTCAAAGAAATCAAATATCTCCAATCTCTGGATAATAACGGGATAAATAATAATTACAGACTAGTCAATATTATGTATTATCTGTTATACCTCTTGTTGAATAAACTATACTTGACAGATCAATCGTTATCAAGTACAAAATAAATATTATCATATATAATGGCAATGAGTCATTTGTTACACACATGAGGAGAATTCATTTTGATGGAAGTCAAGCATAGAAGAGAGAGAGATTTTGAGGATTTGAACAGCTATGATAATATTCTTGAACTGTTGGGAGCTGACTTCAGAAATAGAGATTTTCACCTTAAGCATACTTTTGACAAGAGTGAGGTTCGGATAACGGAAATCCTGGATGACGGAAGCATTATGATCGTTACTGATCCTGATTTTATGCCTGAAGATAAGAATATCACTATATATGGGTTGTTGGACAGATATCTAGAATTAAATTTGGACCTGGAAGAGGTTCGGGGCCCAGGATATTTCAAATGTAAAATAGATAACATAAAAAGGGCAACCAGGGTAAGGAAAGATATAAGGTTTAAGGTTAATCCAGATGATGTTGTTGCTACCAATTTCAAGGTCTCGAAACATACTATTGATATCACTAATTTCAAGATTCCAACCAGTATAAAAGTGATACTCGATCAATTCCAATCAAGGAATTCAAAACTATCGGATATAGTTAAGGTAGATATTCTTGAGTACGGAGAGATAATTTTTGATGAGGTTAAAAAGACGGGCAAAGCTCTATTCATAGAGGATACATCGAAACAAGAATCACACAAGGCATTAACAGAGGATTTCATTGATCTGTACAACCTTCTAGGAGATCAGCTTGAGACTTATATGAAAAAGAATATTGAGAGAGGCTATAAATCTCTAATTATATGCCCAGTTATATATATTTCTGAAACAGAGGAGTCTTTACCTTTTGCATATATTCAGATTATATCAAAGGGAGATCTTTTTACGCTAGATAGAATGATTGAGATTAAAGAACTCTCATTTAATCTTGTTGATAGGATAAGAGATGCTAATACCATATTATTGCAGGTTCATCAGCAGATTATTGATATAAGCAGATCCGGGGCGAAGATCAAGATAAGCAATGAGAATCTGAAAAAATATCTCGTACATTCCAAGGGTTTTATTTTTGATATAGTATTTAAGCTTCAGGCGCCTATTACGATTTATGCTGAGATTCGGTGTATTTTTCATGATAATGATAATAATATGTATATTGGTGTAGATTTTGAGGGTAATTCATCGCGAGAGGATGAGATGAAACGATTCAACTCTATATTAGAACCAATGATAAAGGATTATAAGAAAAGGCTTATAAAAGAGGTGAAGCAGAAAAGATAAATTCTTTGATCGATTCCAACACAATAAGGGCTTCTCACAATTTAGAAAGGGATTACTGTCTGTTTTTGATGTGTTTAACAATTTCAGCATCTGATTTTCTCGTATATAAGGGGATTACACTGTTGATATCACTATACTGGGTGGGCGATTTGTGATATTGAATTTTTGTTAACTCGCATGCGATTTCTCCAGATGGTATAAAATTTGACATAAGCCTATGAATATTTATTCTGCTATTTATAAGGCTATAAAATTTTTCTGCACCATCCCCAACTAAATACGTCATATATTCATTAACAATGTTATCTATTAAAAAATCCATTTGGTAATCACCAGGTGGGATAATCTCATTAGGATGCAAGGGATTTTCACCTCTCCTGTACAAAGCCCCAAAGACCCTACCCTTTTTAGCATCAAAGGCTATTAGAATATTTTCATTTATACTCGCCTCTACTGAAGTGGCATAGATAAGATGAGTTTTAATACCTATAAGTGGAACCTCAAGCACTTGAGCTAACATCCTTGCTGTGCTTACTGCGATTCGTATACCAGTAAAGGATCCTGGTCCGATTCCAACACCGATAACATCTATGTCGTTGATCGATATGCCTAAATCCTTTAATGTACAATCAATACTATCAAAAAGGCTTGTTGAGTGAGATACATCTATTGCTCTAGTTTTATCTGATGTCTTATCAATTGATGTAGCTGCTACTAATTCCACAGAGGTGGCAGTGTCAATCATCAGGATATTCAATTATTATTCTCCTAATATTATGCTTTATCCATTCAATACATATTTTTATCGCAGTATAGGGCAATCTATTTTCAGCCCTCTCCGCCCATTCTATTACAGATACCCCCCTCCCTTCCCAGTATTCCTCAAAGCTGAGCATGTCAAATTCAACATCATTCTCAATCCTATAGAGATCAAAATGATAAAGGGGAATCTCATTATTATATATTTCTAATAAAATAAAGGAAGGGCTTGTAATATCTTCATCAATTCCCAATCCCCTTGCTATACCCTTTGTAGTGATGGTTTTCCCGGTGCCTATCTCGCCATATAACGCATAGATATCACCTCTTTTGGCATTCCTGCCAATTCCCTCTGCCCATAGGAGAGTCTCTTCCTCTGAGTATGTAATAATCTCTCTTTTCATATTTACATTGTTATTGCTACTACTGTCTATACATGTTAATTTTCCTTCATTGATATGGATTAGTTAAGACCTATTAGAATGTCAACTGAGAAACGTCTATTCATTAGTATCATTTCTATATTAATGTCTATATCAACTAGGCATATACATAAAGATGAGACTTTTGATATGTCTATTAGGCAATTCTTAGTATGACAAAAATGATTGAAAAATATACTAAAATAATAAATAATATACAACATAACCTTTGCATTCAAACTGAGGATTTTTCCCCTTGATACATGGTAATACAGTACTTTTTATTAAATATGATATGTCTTAGGGATTCAAGCAATAGACTAAGGTCACCTTTAGGTGATTATCTATTTATGACTGACATAAAGGGAGAATAATTAATATGGAGGATATCTCATAATGAAATACGGTAATCGTTGGTACGATAAAAATCCTGAATTGTCAGAATTATTTGAGCAAATCAAGGAGTGCAATAAACGAAGGAGAGATGAAATACTACTCGATGTAAAAAACATAATTGTAGAATCAGACCCAGAATTGATCGATAGACATGTTATGGAGTTCTCGCTGGATCTAAAAAGAAGATGGTACGATAAGGATCCCATATCATGGATGATAATAAATGGATTAAAATATGCAGATGATAAACTTATAGAACAAATTGTTGAATATTACAGGCAAAGGTTTAAGCAATAGAATTAATACAAAGGCTGTTCATCAGCTCATTGTCGAGGATACCGAGCGCCCTCGACAATGAGCTGCGGATTCAACAAACAGGGCATACTGCAAACATAGCATGCATCAGTATACTCCTCTGACGCGCTTTCACTACATCGGCATAACCGGAATGCAGATATCAACGATATGTTTCTTCTCCGGATGCTCTTGTGGATTATTGTGATAGAGTTCGTAACAGGGACGATCATCAGGCTGGTACCCGCTTTCAGGCAGCCAGCAACCATAAACGAAATCCCAGGCATCCTGATATTCCTCACTATGAATCTCGAATCGAGCAAAAGCATACTTGCCATCAGAAATAACCATCTTGCCAATTTCGCCATCAACAGGAGTATCATCAGGAACTGAGATGCAAACACTTGTCCTAAGCCTATTGTCATCTGTAATTTCCGGATTATCATGGTAAATGGATAATACTCTAGTCTCTGGAAAACGTAAAAGGCCCCTGGGGCCTGCCCACATAAAGAGTTTATTAAATAGTTTCTCAAATAGATCGCTATCTCCCTGATATGGGCCGATGTGACGGATATAAGCCACATGGAATTCTGGGACGTCTTTAACCTCGACCTTTATCTCTTCTTTATTTATCATTTCAAACCTCCATATCATATTTTGATTATCATCAATATAAATGGAGGAATTTAAAATGTCTTTCCTTATCCTGCTATGTGGTTGCCCCCTTTTGCTTTCTGTTTTGCAAATCTTGCGATGTTGTTGATATCCGCCAGCACGCCATTCACTTGCATTCATATCATAAATCTCTCTGAATAACCTAGCAAAAGTCGCAGATCCAGAGAAGCCGCAGTCAAAAGCAATATGAGTGATTGATTTTTTGGGATTATTGATAAGCTGATTAGCAGCTTTTTCAATGCGAGTCCTCTGTATATACTGATTTAGGGTCTCACCCATCATTGCCCGAAATATTCGATGAAAATGAAACCGGGAAAAATGTGCAATCCTCGCGAGATCCTCAAGAAGGAGTTCTTTATCAATATTCCTCTCTATGTAGTCAATTACTCGATTGATACGGAATGTATATTCATCACTGAGATATTTTTGTTTACTCTTCTTTTCCCTTGTGGTCATTTTATTCTAAATCTTTTATTATGATAGTATTTTAACATATGTAATAAAACACTAACGCTATGATCAAGAAAAGAATACAGGATTAAACGATTATGTTATCAGCTAATTAAATCTGATTGATTCAACAAATTCTGTCTGAATCCATCCCCTTTTGTTATCCTGAAGACAGACAAGTTTCCATCCATCCTCATCCCTCTCAATATTAACGATCGTCCCAGAGTGAAGTTTAAAGAGAATCGTATCCCCAGCGTCAGGGCCTGATAACACATTAACCTCTTCACCAATAACAACAGCACGATTATCCGTCTGAATAACATAATACTTACATGCGAAGGAGGTTCCTGAAATAATCCAGGTGACAAGGGATATTATCATGAGATAGTAGATCCATTCTTGTTTATAAAACAAACGAAATATCAATATTGACCAGAATGCAATATTTATTATTACGAATATCCAGAATATCTCCTTAAGGGTTACAGAACGTAACCAGAAGAATGTGGAACTGAAAAAACCCACCCTCTTTTCAATCATATCCCTTGCCTGTTGACGGACATATCTGAGATTATAATCAAGATCTGCATCCCTTGGCATAAGGAGTCGAGCCCTTTCATAATTGAGAATAGCATAGCCTAACTGATTCATACGAAAATAGGCATTACCCAGATTATAATAGAGATGACCATTGGTATGTTTTAAATTTATGGCCTTAGAATATCTTTCAACTGCATCACTATAGTTGCCTTCTTTATATAACTGATTAGCATTAATGATTAGGTCTTCAATCTCGCCATTCCTCTCACCTGCTAAGGTCAGAGATAACGCAACAATGAATATATGAACAATTATAAATAATAATCTTCTCACCTGCTCTCCTTC
Coding sequences within:
- a CDS encoding N-formylglutamate amidohydrolase, translated to MKGRLPILIIIPHGGQRVPDELSGLEVIDRFNLFIESDTCANELFAFENEVISKIDTQISRLFVDLDRSPLSTTQRSYDGVLKRETITGKKIYRDGVFPDEIAMTNILKRYYFPLHKSIERIINKGEIKFIIDCHTMLAVGAKNSVDSGKPRPLIIIENIVKHNEKDIKTCTDELALGFLECMKTFFSEEDATVAGRFNLNNNLFNPYILKKYGLGSIPMLRFSISRSLFLNDTYFSYDYLRIDDIRISELRKMIWKGIEKFSYKYL
- a CDS encoding DUF1577 domain-containing protein — translated: MEVKHRRERDFEDLNSYDNILELLGADFRNRDFHLKHTFDKSEVRITEILDDGSIMIVTDPDFMPEDKNITIYGLLDRYLELNLDLEEVRGPGYFKCKIDNIKRATRVRKDIRFKVNPDDVVATNFKVSKHTIDITNFKIPTSIKVILDQFQSRNSKLSDIVKVDILEYGEIIFDEVKKTGKALFIEDTSKQESHKALTEDFIDLYNLLGDQLETYMKKNIERGYKSLIICPVIYISETEESLPFAYIQIISKGDLFTLDRMIEIKELSFNLVDRIRDANTILLQVHQQIIDISRSGAKIKISNENLKKYLVHSKGFIFDIVFKLQAPITIYAEIRCIFHDNDNNMYIGVDFEGNSSREDEMKRFNSILEPMIKDYKKRLIKEVKQKR
- the tsaB gene encoding tRNA (adenosine(37)-N6)-threonylcarbamoyltransferase complex dimerization subunit type 1 TsaB, giving the protein MNILMIDTATSVELVAATSIDKTSDKTRAIDVSHSTSLFDSIDCTLKDLGISINDIDVIGVGIGPGSFTGIRIAVSTARMLAQVLEVPLIGIKTHLIYATSVEASINENILIAFDAKKGRVFGALYRRGENPLHPNEIIPPGDYQMDFLIDNIVNEYMTYLVGDGAEKFYSLINSRINIHRLMSNFIPSGEIACELTKIQYHKSPTQYSDINSVIPLYTRKSDAEIVKHIKNRQ
- the tsaE gene encoding tRNA (adenosine(37)-N6)-threonylcarbamoyltransferase complex ATPase subunit type 1 TsaE, translated to MKREIITYSEEETLLWAEGIGRNAKRGDIYALYGEIGTGKTITTKGIARGLGIDEDITSPSFILLEIYNNEIPLYHFDLYRIENDVEFDMLSFEEYWEGRGVSVIEWAERAENRLPYTAIKICIEWIKHNIRRIIIEYPDD
- a CDS encoding AraC family transcriptional regulator, coding for MTTREKKSKQKYLSDEYTFRINRVIDYIERNIDKELLLEDLARIAHFSRFHFHRIFRAMMGETLNQYIQRTRIEKAANQLINNPKKSITHIAFDCGFSGSATFARLFREIYDMNASEWRAGGYQQHRKICKTESKRGQPHSRIRKDILNSSIYIDDNQNMIWRFEMINKEEIKVEVKDVPEFHVAYIRHIGPYQGDSDLFEKLFNKLFMWAGPRGLLRFPETRVLSIYHDNPEITDDNRLRTSVCISVPDDTPVDGEIGKMVISDGKYAFARFEIHSEEYQDAWDFVYGCWLPESGYQPDDRPCYELYHNNPQEHPEKKHIVDICIPVMPM
- a CDS encoding tetratricopeptide repeat protein yields the protein MRRLLFIIVHIFIVALSLTLAGERNGEIEDLIINANQLYKEGNYSDAVERYSKAINLKHTNGHLYYNLGNAYFRMNQLGYAILNYERARLLMPRDADLDYNLRYVRQQARDMIEKRVGFFSSTFFWLRSVTLKEIFWIFVIINIAFWSILIFRLFYKQEWIYYLMIISLVTWIISGTSFACKYYVIQTDNRAVVIGEEVNVLSGPDAGDTILFKLHSGTIVNIERDEDGWKLVCLQDNKRGWIQTEFVESIRFN